One genomic region from Drosophila busckii strain San Diego stock center, stock number 13000-0081.31 chromosome 3R, ASM1175060v1, whole genome shotgun sequence encodes:
- the LOC108604483 gene encoding GTP-binding protein 2, producing the protein MESFLSLFDPNQPDDGFDEEPELNGNNSGSSEFEVDANANSEGKLIFDFEQGKLPPEPQLGNVEYKLKLLNPSKQRFEHLVTQMKWRLREGHGEAIYEIGVSDAGKLKGLSDKDMNASLTTLKQMAHQLGASTSVLRSKTVDVERSVAEVLVRKIPDDQHNIEIRVAVLGGADAGKSTLLGVLTQDELDNGHGRARLIMFRHMHEIQSGRTSCISHETLGFDALGNVVNYKYNEMMTAEEISDSSTKLVTFMDLAGHRRYMRTTVQALSGYSPHYAMLVVSAGSGCNDTTEEHLAIVRALDMPFFILITKTDITSPDATVQELRTLLTNIGCRKVPFVVSNTDEAISAGSNQVSENIVPIFCVSNVTGTGLNLVTKFLYVLSPGISNAEKDRLELEPCEFQIDEIFRVTDVGPVVGGLLVRGVVTENMPMKLGPLPDGSFEAVTVHTIHRNKAPCRVVRAGQSASLSFTPTQELPSLRSGMVLLGDSASTDEPFGTYFFQAKVSVLFHATAIFVGFQTTVHIGSIRQTAVIRGIMGGEKLGTNDSASVMFEFVGHPEYVRPGMRILFREGMSSKGIGVVTQVFPVNKTRAK; encoded by the exons ATGGAATCGTTTCTAAGTCTATTCGATCCCAATCAGCCAGACGATGGCTTCGATGAGGAGCCTGAGctcaatggcaacaacagcggcagcagtgaATTCGAAGTGGATGCCAATGCCAACAGCGAAGGCAAATTGATATTTGACTTTGAGCAGGGTAAACTGCCGCCCGAGCCGCAGCTGGGCAATGTGGAGTacaagcttaagctgttgAATCCTTCAAAGCAGCGCTTCGAGCATTTGGTAACGCAGATGAAGTGGCGTCTGCGTGAGGGACATGGCGAAGCTATCTATGAAATAGGCGTATCCGATGCTGGCAAGCTAAAGGGTCTGAGCGACAAGGATATGAACGCATCGCTGACAACGCTCAAGCAAATGGCGCATCAGCTGGGCGCCAGCACTTCAGTGTTGCGTAGCAAAACTGTTGACGTTGAGCGCTCGGTGGCCGAGGTGCTGGTGCGCAAGATACCCGACGATCAGCATAACATAGAGATACGTGTGGCGGTGCTGGGTGGTGCAGATGCAGGCAAATCGACGCTGCTGGGCGTGCTGACACAGGATGAGCTAGACAATGGACATGGCAGAGCGCGACTTATCATGTTTCGCCACATGCATGAAATACAATCGG GTCGCACTTCCTGCATTTCGCATGAAACGCTGGGCTTTGATGCGCTGGGCAATGTGGTCAACTATAAGTACAATGAAATGATGACCGCTGAGGAGATAAGCGATAGCTCTACCAAGCTGGTTACTTTTATGGATTTGGCTGGACATCGACGTTATATGCGCACCACAGTGCAGGCCTTGAGTGGCTATTCGCCTCACTATGCCATGCTGGTGGTGTCGGCGGGCAGTGGCTGCAACGACACTACCGAGGAGCATTTGGCCATTGTGCGTGCGCTGGACATGCCGTTTTTTATACTAATAACCAAAACGGACATCACATCGCCGGATGCTACAGTGCAGGAGCTGCGCACGCTCTTGACCAACATAGGCTGCCGCAAGGTGCCATTTGTGGTGAGCAATACGGATGAAGCTATTTCGGCGGGCTCGAATCAAGTCTCGGAGAATATTGTGCCCATTTTCTGTGTGTCCAATGTCACAGGCACTGGGCTGAATCTAGTCACCAAGTTTCTGTACGTGCTCTCGCCGGGCATAAGCAATGCAGAGAAGGATCGCTTGGAACTCGAGCCCTGCGAGTTTCAAATTGACGAAATCTTTCGTGTCACCGACGTGGGACCTGTGGTGGGCGGACTGCTCGTACGCGGCGTAGTAACTGAGAATATGCCCATGAAGCTGGGTCCACTGCCCGATGGCAGCTTCGAGGCCGTCACTGTCCACACTATACATCGCAATAAAGCGCCTTGCCGCGTAGTGCGCGCCGGCCAGAGCGCCTCGCTCTCTTTCACGCCCACGCAGGAGCTGCCCTCGCTGCGCAGCGGCATGGTGCTGCTAGGCGATTCGGCCAGCACGGATGAACCTTTCGGCACCTACTTCTTTCAAGCCAAAGTCTCGGTGCTGTTCCACGCCACTGCCATCTTTGTGGGCTTCCAGACCACTGTGCATATTGGGAGCATACGCCAAACGGCGGTTATACGCGGCATTATGGGCGGCGAGAAGCTCGGCACCAATGACTCTGCCTCGGTGATGTTCGAGTTTGTGGGACATCCGGAGTATGTGCGTCCGGGCATGCGCATACTCTTCCGCGAGGGCATGTCCAGCAAGGGCATTGGTGTGGTCACCCAAGTATTTCCCGTTAACAAGACGCGCGCCAAGTGA